One window from the genome of Anopheles merus strain MAF chromosome 3R, AmerM5.1, whole genome shotgun sequence encodes:
- the LOC121595550 gene encoding bolA-like protein 2: MSGYTEEYIRQKLTEKLEATHVEVVDESDGCGGKFRVVVVSSQFQGKPLLQRHRLVNAALEEELKTIHAFSQKTYTPEQWAGESGP; the protein is encoded by the exons ATGTCCGGCTACACAGAGGAATACATCCGGCAGAAGCTGACGGAGAAGCTGGAAGCAACGCATGTG GAAGTGGTCGATGAGTCGGACGGTTGCGGTGGCAAATTTcgtgtcgtcgtcgtttcCTCCCAGTTCCAAGGCAAACCCCTGCTTCAACGGCACAG ACTCGTGAACGCTGCCCTAGAGGAGGAACTGAAAACGATTCACGCCTTCTCGCAGAAAACCTACACCCCGGAACAGTGGGCCGGTGAAAGTGGGCCTTAA
- the LOC121595548 gene encoding probable dolichyl pyrophosphate Man9GlcNAc2 alpha-1,3-glucosyltransferase produces MDTKTALTWVTIVAAGLFLRAAISLHSYSGENRPPMYGDFEAQRHWQEVTVNLPVSDWYRNTTDNDLLYWGLDYPPLTAYHSYLVGLWARRWHNESYVALHESRGISTDQHKQFMRNTVLLLDVLLYLPAILYATYTIRKRLTDDRSEVAEWVSLTLAVLFPGQILIDNGHFQYNNASLGLCALAVVALVERRTLAGAVLFCLALNYKQMELYHALPFFFYLLRDCFTGSDKSATVLERLTNGVCRLAVLGVTVLATFLVLWLPWLSSLEAVGQLVHRIFPVARGVFEDKVSNVWCVVNVFVKLRNFPNTTMALVCLLCTLLAVLPSGLHLLLQKSPTIRSFLYSLAVTALGFFLFSFQVHEKSILLVALPVTLLLPLEPLAACWFLQIATFSMLPLLHKDGLTVPFVGLSLISLALLRTAQGVQSSIKKRNQSLDLLHLRGLLPESVANNVTGSVLVTLFYLSLLGQMLLLVAFLCLPAPGHLPFLYPLAISAYSCGHFVLFYMYFNYRQFCSGEGTVANKQPTKISHKNKVK; encoded by the exons ATGGACACCAAAACCGCCCTTACGTGGGTGACAATTGTGGCGGCCGGTCTGTTCCTCCGAGCGGCCATCTCCCTTCACTCCTACTCCGGCGAAAACCGGCCACCAATGTACGGTGACTTCGAGGCACAGCGACACTGGCAAGAGGTGACCGTGAATCTCCCGGTCAGCGACTGGTACCGGAACACCACGGACAACGATCTGCTCTACTGGGGCTTGGACTATCCGCCACTTACCGCTTACCACAGCTATCTCGTCGGATTGTGGGCCCGTCGGTGGCACAACGAGTCGTACGTGGCCCTGCACGAGTCGCGCGGTATCAGCACGGACCAGCACAAACAGTTTATGCGGAATACTGTCCTACTGCTCGATGTGTTGCTGTACCTTCCCGCCATCCTGTACGCCACGTACACCATTCGGAAGCGGCTGACAGACGATCGGTCGGAAGTGGCCGAGTGGGTTTCCCTTACGCTTGCTGTGCTCTTCCCCGGCCAGATTCTCATCGACAATGGACACTTCCAGTACAACAATGCGTCGCTCGGGCTGTGCGCGCTTGCCGTTGTAGCGCTCGTGGAGAGAAGAACACTGGCCGGAGCGGTTCTGTTCTGTCTTGCCTTAAATTACAAGCAAATGGAGCTTTACCATGCGCTGCCGTTCTTTTTCTACCTTCTGCGGGATTGTTTCACGGGGTCGGACAAATCCGCGACCGTGCTGGAACGCCTCACAAACGGTGTATGCAGACTGGCAGTGCTTGGTGTGACCGTTCTGGCAACGTTCCTCGTCCTCTGGCTCCCTTGGCTGAGCTCACTCGAAGCCGTGGGCCAGCTGGTGCATCGCATTTTCCCCGTCGCACGTGGCGTTTTCGAGGACAAAGTGTCCaacgtgtggtgtgtggtgaaCGTGTTCGTGAAGCTCAG GAACTTCCCCAACACAACGATGGCACTCGTCTGCCTGCTCTGCACCCTGCTGGCCGTCCTGCCGAGTGGGTTgcatctgctgctgcaaaaGTCGCCCACCATCCGCAGCTTCCTCTACTCGCTGGCCGTAACAGCGCTCGGCTTTTTCCTGTTCAGCTTTCAGGTGCACGAAAAGTCGATCCTGCTCGTGGCGCTTCCGGTAACGCTGCTGCTCCCGCTGGAACCACTCGCCGCCTGTTGGTTCCTGCAGATTGCAACCTTCAGCATGTTGCCGCTCCTGCACAAAGATGGGCTCACGGTGCCGTTTGTGGGTCTTTCACTGATTTCGTTGGCGCTACTCCGGACAGCACAGGGAGTTCAATCTTCAATCAAAAAACGGAATCAATCCTTGGATTTGCTCCATCTACGGGGGCTTCTCCCGGAGAGTGTTGCCAACAATGTGACGGGAAGTGTACTGGTGACACTTTTCTATTTGTCCCTGCTGGGGCAGATGTTGCTATTGGTGGCCTTCCTTTGCCTTCCCGCCCCGGGCCACCTTCCATTCCTTTATCCGCTTGCCATATCGGCGTACAGTTGTGGCCATTTTGTGCTGTTTTACATGTACTTTAACTACAGACAGTTCTGTAGCGGAGAAGGCACCGTTGCCAACAAGCAGCCGACTAAAATAAGTCATAAAAACAAGGTTAAATAA
- the LOC121595549 gene encoding mevalonate kinase, with protein sequence MATTAVKHFEVSAPGKVILHGEHSVVYGHPAIAGSIGLHTYLNYTALERSGSSASSPPPQVIIEFRSIPFTATLTLDSFGAFLREVDCSESLQPEAFLEQLRSEGAFPFARFLSPGPVPPVLEETSSKERMSLGSTLYILNRVLRSEGVSSIDPSIFSEEASGGGFRLSLYSEMSIGAGLGSSASYGVCLAAGAYQLSRILKREATVTLLPPKLGEDVLKKIYQWSFDSEIIMHVKPSGIDNEIATNGGLVRFRRGSGVNKIIALRRPVHVLIVDTGVSRSTANLVASAAKRLELFPRTVGPILQGMGGLVDEAIALLESDEAPDTVFERLGTLVSINNNLLRSLGVSHPALERIFTIAEGAGFASKLTGAGGGGCAFVLLPADYKELESFRALMGALDEVGFRSIETTVGTGAGVSLSYQHHEPQGDK encoded by the coding sequence ATGGCCACGACCGCCGTCAAACACTTTGAAGTGTCCGCACCGGGGAAGGTGATCCTGCACGGCGAGCATTCCGTCGTGTACGGTCATCCCGCCATCGCCGGTTCGATTGGACTGCACACCTACCTCAACTATACCGCACTGGAGCGTTCCGGTTCATCCGCCTCCTCACCACCACCGCAAGTCATCATCGAGTTCCGTTCGATCCCGTTCACTGCCACGCTGACGCTCGATTCGTTCGGTGCCTTTCTGCGGGAAGTGGACTGCAGCGAATCACTGCAACCGGAAGCTTTCCTCGAGCAGCTGCGCTCGGAGGGTGCTTTTCCCTTTGCACGCTTTCTATCGCCCGGCCCGGTGCCGCCCGTGTTAGAGGAAACATCCTCAAAAGAACGCATGTCACTCGGTTCCACGCTGTACATTCTTAATCGAGTCCTCCGCTCGGAGGGCGTTAGTTCGATCGATCCGAGCATCTTCAGTGAGGAGGCCTCCGGTGGCGGTTTCCGACTGTCCCTCTACTCCGAGATGAGCATCGGCGCTGGGCTGGGAAGTTCGGCCAGCTATGGCGTTTGTTTGGCGGCCGGTGCGTACCAACTTTCGCGCATCCTAAAGCGCGAAGCAACGGTCACCCTGCTGCCCCCGAAGCTTGGCGAAGATGTGCTCAAAAAGATTTACCAGTGGTCGTTCGACTCCGAGATCATAATGCACGTGAAACCGTCCGGCATTGATAATGAGATCGCGACCAACGGGGGGCTCGTACGGTTTCGGCGCGGATCCGGCGTGAACAAGATCATCGCACTGCGCCGTCCCGTGCACGTGTTGATCGTTGATACGGGTGTTAGTCGTAGCACGGCCAACCTCGTGGCCAGTGCGGCGAAACGACTGGAACTGTTCCCCCGTACGGTCGGGCCCATTCTGCAGGGGATGGGTGGGCTGGTGGATGAAGCGATCGCACTGCTCGAATCGGACGAAGCCCCCGACACGGTGTTCGAGCGACTGGGGACGCTCGTGAGCATTAACAACAATTTGCTGCGCTCGCTCGGCGTGAGTCATCCGGCGCTGGAGCGCATTTTCACCATTGCCGAGGGGGCTGGGTTCGCTAGCAAGCTGACCGGggcgggtggtggtggatgtgcgtttgtgctgctgccggcGGATTACAAGGAGCTTGAGTCGTTCCGGGCGCTGATGGGCGCACTGGATGAGGTTGGATTTCGGTCGATCGAAACGACGGTTGGTACGGGTGCGGGCGTTTCGCTTTCCTACCAGCACCACGAGCCGCAGGGTGACAAATGA
- the LOC121595547 gene encoding probable serine/threonine-protein kinase MARK-B, translated as MFRARKQPGKRPTADSGNGFRAKKLRTDQQVPTIEDGQRPVDGPVPDEGAAVGAGDRDGAEDATANMSKYARRIVRGQTGNVLLDCEIPRYGTPVERKRCRKAGDFVIGYELGTSPGVPQTQYLARRQGTNEFYLLKILSFDPETEIVDKETLQGKVLLHNEFTLLSMLDDLEGVIHQHGFFSDYAFEERQIERDDGTMASIYTGRIRRRLILVLDCVHAHEFCDESGAYISLQRHISVARLSERDALELFYEVVKVVEQLHARNIIHRDLKLNNIVLDRRTGRIVLTNFFLGKHLINEQECLFDQRGSPAYISPDVLGGKPYRGKPSDMWALGVILYTIVYGKFPFLDTTPSALFRKIREADYSIPSGFNTTHETKSLIKRMLTLSPDERLTATEVRIELEQSLRKFRRPRTNCDQLVPEVAAEVALSAAPQIAPTLPTTAAEQQQQQQLVIDQSIPASKEPFGSFSSPPEPMDVDRPTAVEGEKDASSKPPTPRFELSTEQFSRTLEANVRDGETSSSAKHTKPDRTYKVKTTTYRFIPPTGGEGSSSSGASPIHVTSRESQSRPSTGSLSGVNGGRRTHAPAATITIPAAGDGQSLASAGSRNWSRFNFNLNLQYTASSYNSAARAVAAAIAAVHSVGSSNAANRARMERIRTEPSSANNGSSAAPNGSTNPSLPRLVSVSQTVRMVRSGEGTQPPQQQQQQSSSSPPLIINGPAVHGDVPIGGPDQQRPSGNGTTRRPPLGTLTPAAQRLYAIMNYISQNNRPPGGNNPRPPVASVAPENDPTVAIVGAGAGGVAIGLDFNGIITADMADKIVAYLIIHLRTVDWVASVFRSPDGGGSIDPEQRVNNLLELLRQLGVRMEACNGQIVIRAEQTRDRQQFLSLLLRIAGYNDKYFHQRA; from the exons ATGTTCCGTGCGCGCAAACAGCCTGGCAAGCGACCAACGGCGGACAGTGGCAATGGGTTTCGTGCGAAAAAGCTCCGAACGGATCAGCAGGTGCCGACGATCGAGGACGGCCAGCGGCCGGTGGATGGGCCCGTCCCGGACGAGGGTGCCGCGGTAGGGGCGGGCGACCGGGACGGTGCGGAGGATGCGACGGCCAACATGAGCAAGTACGCGCGGCGGATCGTGCGCGGCCAGACGGGCAATGTTTTGCTCGATTGTGAAATCCCGCGGTACGGTACGCCGGTCGAGCGGAAGCGCTGCCGGAAGGCGGGCGACTTTGTGATCGGGTACGAGCTGGGGACGAGCCCGGGCGTACCGCAGACGCAGTATCTGGCCCGCCGGCAGGGCACCAACGAGTTCTATCTGCTCAAG ATTCTCAGCTTCGATCCGGAAACGGAAATCGTGGACAAAGAAACGCTCCAGGGCAAGGTGCTGCTGCACAACGAGTTCACGCTGCTCTCGATGCTGGACGATCTGGAGGGCGTCATCCACCAGCACGGCTTCTTCAGCGATTACGCGTTCGAGGAGCGGCAGATCGAGCGGGACGACGGTACGATGGCATCGATCTACACCGGGCGCATCCGGCGGCGGTTAATACTCGTACTAGACTGTGTGCATGCGCACGAGTTTTGTGACGAATCGGGCGCGTACATTAGCCTGCAGCGGCACATTTCCGTCGCCCGGTTGAGCGAGCGGGACGCGCTCGAGCTGTTCTACGAGGTGGTGAAGGTGGTGGAGCAGCTGCACGCCCGCAACATCATCCATCGCGATCTGAAGCTGAACAACATTGTGCTGGACCGGCGGACGGGGCGCATCGTGCTGACGAACTTCTTTCTCGGCAAGCATTTGATCAACGAGCAGGAGTGTTTGTTCGATCAACGCGGCAGCCCGGCGTACATTTCGCCCGACGTGCTCGGGGGGAAGCCGTACAGGGGGAAGCCGTCCGATATGTGGGCACTCGGGGTGATACTGTACACGATCGTGTACGGGAAGTTTCCGTTTCTGGACACGACACCGTCCGCGTTGTTTCGGAAGATCCGTGAGGCGGATTACAGCATTCCGAG TGGCTTCAACACTACGCACGAGACGAAAAGCCTCATCAAGCGCATGCTGACGCTCAGCCCGGACGAGCGGCTGACCGCAACCGAGGTGCGCATCGAGCTGGAGCAAAGCTTGCGCAAGTTCCGCCGGCCGCGCACCAACTGCGATCAGCTGGTGCCGGAAGTGGCGGCGGAAGTGGCACTGTCGGCGGCCCCACAGATAGCACCCACCCTACCCACCACTGccgccgagcagcagcagcagcagcagctcgtcaTTGATCAATCGATCCCGGCCAGCAAGGAACCGTTCGGTTCCTTCTCATCCCCCCCGGAACCGATGGACGTTGACCGACCGACGGCGGTGGAGGGTGAAAAGGACGCCTCATCCAAACCCCCAACGCCCCGGTTCGAGCTGAGCACGGAACAGTTTTCCCGCACGCTGGAAGCGAACGTCCGGGACGGGGAAACGTCGTCCTCTGCCAAGCACACCAAGCCCGACCGTACGTACAAGGTGAAGACGACGACGTACCGGTTCATCCCTCCGACAGGTGGGGAAGGTTCGTCGTCATCTGGCGCGTCCCCCATCCATGTCACGTCGCGAGAATCGCAATCGCGCCCATCTACTGGGTCACTTTCAGGGGTTAATGGTGGTCGACGGACGCATGCACCGGCCGCCACTATTACCATTCCCGCTGCCGGCGACGGACAGTCGCTGGCCAGCGCGGGCAGTCGGAATTGGAGCCGGTTCAACTTCAACCTGAATCTACAGTACACCGCCAGCTCGTACAACAGTGCGGCGAGAGCCGTTGCCGCCGCGATCGCTGCCGTGCACAGTGTTG GTTCTTCCAATGCGGCCAATCGTGCGCGTATGGAAAGAATTCGCACTGAGCCTAGTAGCGCGAACAACGGCTCGAGCGCTGCCCCTAACGGCTCGACCAATCCATCGCTCCCACGACTGGTGAGCGTTAGCCAAACGGTGCGGATGGTCCGTTCGGGCGAGGGAACGCAACcaccgcaacaacaacaacaacaatcctcCTCCTCGCCACCGTTAATCATTAACGGTCCAGCGGTACATGGTGATGTTCCGATTGGCGGCCCCGATCAGCAGCGACCGTCGGGCAACGGTACAACACGACGACCCCCGCTAGGGACGCTAACACCGGCCGCCCAGCGGCTGTACGCCATCATGAACTACATATCGCAGAACAACCGCCCACCGGGTGGGAACAATCCACGCCCACCGGTAGCATCGGTGGCACCGGAAAACGATCCAACAGTGGCGATCGTTggcgctggtgctggtggtgtcgCCATCGGGCTCGACTTTAACGGCATCATTACGGCGGACATGGCGGACAAGATAGTGGCGTATCTGATCATCCATCTGCGCACCGTCGACTGGGTGGCCAGCGTGTTCCGGTCGCCGGACGGGGGCGGCAGCATCGATCCGGAGCAGCGCGTCAACAATCTGCTCGAGCTGCTGCGCCAGCTCGGCGTGCGGATGGAGGCGTGCAATGGGCAGATCGTGATCCGGGCCGAGCAAACCCGTGACAGGCAGCAGTTCCTCAGCCTGCTGCTCCGCATCGCTGGCTACAACGACAAGTACTTTCACCAGCGGGCTTAG